The genome window GAAAGTACCGATTTTGGGAAGAAAGGAGGATTTAAATGATTAGAGTATTGCTAGTGGATGATCATGAAATGGTGCGGATTGGAGTCTCTTCTTATTTATCTGCACAGACAGATATTGAAGTTGTTGCAGAGGCGGAAAATGGCAGTAAAGCTGTCGAGCTTGCTCTTCAATTAAAGCCAGATGTGATTTTGATGGATTTAGTAATGGATGAAATGGATGGAATTGAGGCAACGAGGCAAATAATAGACGCTTGGCAGGATGCAAAGATTATTATTGTTACCAGTTTTCTTGATGATGAAAAGGTATATCCTGCTTTGCAGGCGGGGGCTACAAGTTATATGCTTAAAACATCCAAGGCGAGTGAAATTGCAAGAGCTGTGCGCGAAACATATCAAGGACAAATTGTCCTTGAGCCTGAAGTTACCGATAAAATGATGACAAAAATGCGAGAAAAGAAATCTACACCTCTGCACGAAGAGCTAACTACCCGAGAAATGGAGATTCTCTTGTTAATGGCGGAAGGGAAGAGTAATCAGGAAATTGCTGACCAATTATTTATTGCTCTAAAAACGGTTAAAACACATGTAAGCAATATATTAAGTAAACTGCAAGTACAGGATCGCACGCAGGCTGTCATTTATGCTTTTAAACACTCGCTTGTAGAATAAACAATTAATAAAAAATCCTTAAATGAAATGGAATAGGTCCCTTAATCAAACGTTTAATTAAGACATTTCTCTCTCTTCAATAAAGAAAAAGACAATCTAGGAAAATATTTTTTGAACTTGTCTCATATGATGTTAAAGAAGAGAAAATAAACACACATCTTTTACTTACATGCTTGTGGAAGATAGATTGAGGGAGAGATTCATGAGTTCATTTTATAAAGGGACCTTTTTATTAATTGTTACCGCGTTTTTTGGCGAATGTATTGAATTCATTATTAATATGGTAATGGCAAGGGAACTTGGAGAACATGGACTAGGTTTATTTATGACCATATTACCTACTATCTTTCTTATTGTACTGCTTGCTACCTTTGAATTGCCAACATCCATTTCGAAATTTATTGCTGAAAAAGATTCCAAGTATCATTTATCGATGCTGCAGCAAGTATTAAAGTGGACCATTATTTTTACTATTTTTCTAACCACCATCGCATCTATCATCATACCTTTTATCCCTATTTTTTATGATTATCATCCACTCTTGAAGTGGCTAGTTATTCTTCTATTGCCGATTATTTCCTTTACTTCTATTGCAAGAGGTTATTTTATGGGAAAACAGCAAATGGGGAAAATTGCAGCTTCTAATTTTTTGAAAAAAATTATTCAACTAGGTTTATTAGTCTTTTTGTTTCAATGGTTTTCCTTTGATTTAAATACTTCTGTATTGATTGCCTTTTTTACCATTGTAGGGAGTGATACAGTCGTATTATTATACTTATTGCATATGTTTTTTGTGCAATATCAACGAATTAAAAAAGGGAAAAATGAAAGCATGAATGGGAAAGTCATTTGGAAGGATTTATTATCTGTGTCTATTCCGACAACAGGTCTTCGAATATTTCATGCTTTAACACATGCCATTCAGCCTTTTCTTATAAAAGGAGCACTTGTTGCCTCAGGAATTACGGTAGCAAATGCGACAGAACAGTATGGAATGCTTGCAGGGATAGCGATGACAATAGGTTTTTTTCCAGCTTTTATATCCCATAGTTTCATGACAATGCTTATACCAACTGTTTCAAAAGCATATGTACAAAAAGATTATGCAAAACTACAAAGATTATTGCAGCAAGTGATGATCATAACAGCTATTTACGGAACCATATCTGTTGGGATTTTTTATTTTTACGCGGACACACTGACGATGACCTTTTTTCACTCTACTCAGGCAGCTATAATTGTGCAGCTTTTATGGCCCTATTTTTTACTTCATTACTTCACCATTCCCATGCAAGCATATTTAATTGGTTTGGGCTTGTTGAAAGATGCGGTTTTTCATAGTGTGTGGGCCACATCATTCTCCTATGCAGCGATTTATTATTTAGGATCTCTAAGCCAGCTTCAAATGAGCGGAATTGCAATTGGGATGAATTTAGGAGCAGTTATATTAGCTTCCATGCATTATTTAACAATATGCAAAAAAATTGGAGTTTCTATGTGGCTGACACCAGTGAATAAATTCCAATAAAAATTTTTAAAAAAGTGTAGGGATTCGCATAGGCGCAAGCGTTTATTAAGTAGAATCGTAAAACTGGGAAGGGGAAAAAGAAAGAACATGGAATCCCTAATAAATAAAACATATACTATGGGAAATCAAGAAGAATTATTTGAACAAGTCGTGAAGGAATACGGAAAATCAATTTATATCTATATATTATCGCTTGTTAAGCATAAAGAACTAGCGGAAGATTTGTATCAGGAAGTATTAATTTCCGCGTATACCTCATTTGGCAGCTTTGAAGACCACCATAAAGTGAAAAGCTGGCTCTATAAAATTGCTCTAAATAAATGTAGAGACTACTGGAGAAAAGAGAAAACATCTAAGAAGTTTTGGGAAGAGTCTGTTTATACATATGCGAGAGATACTTCTGTGGCTTTGGAACCTGAGGAAACATTAATGAGCAAATGTGAAAAAGAAGAGATGATTGATACATTAGAAGAACTACCAAATATGTACAAAGAACCTTTACTGCTTTTTTATTACCACAATCAAACATTGGTAGAGATAAGCAACCATACAAAAACGCCGTTATCAACGGTCAAAACAAGAATGAAACGGGCGAAGGATCAATTGAAGCCAAAAGTTATGAATAAAAAGATAGTTCATTTATGAGAGAAAACTTGAATCAGTCGATTCTCTCTACTGATTCAAGTTTTCCCATTCTGTACATAAATGTCTTTTAATTAATCATTACTAGATGAAAGGAATAGTCCGAGTAATGAACCTTTTCATTTAGTTGCATCGAAACTAGTTACTATTTCTTTGTTTATTATAGTAATTTACGGAATACATAGCACCTTCATTTACCATATTGTTGTCACCGATATCATCTGGAGCGGGATTTCCTGCTTTAGAAAGTAAGTCCTCTTGTTGCGTAGAATTGAATTTGCTTTTAAAGCGATGAAACATGTCTTTTCCTTTTGATGTAAACAGGAAAAAACTTCCTAATCCAGCCCCGACAATTGCAAATGTACGCATTGAATTTTTTCCAAACATGAGATAATCCCTCCTAATTTTATTCCTTCTCGTTCCATCCTATTGTTTATTTACCCTATTATAAGTTTTACAAACGTCATTCAGGGAATAATAATAGAAAAGCGTTTAAGGGGAGATTCAAGTGAAAAGATACCGTTTAGAGAACTGGGACTGGTTTCAGTTATTGAAAGAAGCGGATATACAGAAAGTTTCTTTTGAAAAGGGTCCATTAATAAACACATGGTTTCGCGATATAAAAGGGAATCGAAGTAACTATCTTCATATTGATACATCAGAAGAAGATCAAGAAGTATTAAGTGGTTCGCTTATATACCATAGAGAAATAGATAAAAGAGAAGATTATGAAATTTTTCATTTTTTCTTATCACGCGATACATTAATCACTTATGATTATAAGGATAATAGTTTACATATTGATGGAAACAATCTATTAAAAGAGATTAAGCATGCACAAACACCGATTGAAGGATTTATGGTTATTCTAGGAAAAGTAATGACAGATATTTTGTATCATATAGACGCTTATGAACAACAGTTAGAACAATTGATTTGGGATGTTAAACAAAGAAATAGTATAAAAACATTAGATAAAGTATATCAGTCTAGACATGAACTTCTTGTTTGGAAGAATGTCATGATTCCTTTTCTTGAAATCAGATACTCATTAGAGGAAGCTTTTGGCGAGGAAATCACAAAAGGAAAGGTATATGCTCGTGTTACTAAGAGAATCGAAAGAGGATTAATTTTGGTAGAAGAATATCAAAAAGAATTAAATAATCTCGTTGATTTTGAAGAAGTAGTATCCCAACATAGAGGAAACGAAATTATGAAAACACTGACGGTATTCACTACAATATGTACACCAATTATGGCTTGGGGAGCATTATGGGGAATGAACTTTGAAATTATGCCAGAACTAAAATGGAAATTCGGCTACGTTTTTTCTTTAGCAATAATTATTGGCTCCACGGTTGTTGTATATTTCTATCTTAAATCACGAGGGTGGATGGGGGATTTGTTAAAAGCCCGGAAGAAAAATTCTTTTTTTCGATAACCTTAATCTAAGCAATATTAGACTCTTCCTCCTAAATTAGCATATAATAAGATGGTAGATATGTTAAACAAGAAGAAAACTCCCATGAATATGCAAGGAGGAGCTATGGAAGAGTCAAAATTTTGTAGTGAGTCACTAGTGGTGAAAACAAGTATTGTTTTTCCAACAGATACTAATACTTATGGAACTTTATTTGGTGGCAAATTAATGGCCTATATTGATGATACAGCTGCTATCTCGGCGATGCGTCATGCAAGAAGAGGAATTGTTACTGCTTCGACTGATTCAGTCGATTTTTTGTATCCAATTCATGAGGGAAATGCTGTATGTCTAGAAGCTTTTGTTACCTATACAGGAACTTCTTCCATGGAGGTATTTGTAAAAGTAACAGCAGAAGATCTAATTTCTGGAGAGCGCCATTTATGTGCACTTAGCTTTCTAACGATGGTTGCCATCGATGAAAATGGAAAACCGACAAAAGTTCCCAAAGTTATTCCACAAACAGAAGAGGAAAAGAGCCTTTACGAATCAGCGAAGGAACGAGCGGAAGCACGAAAGAAACGGAAGAAAGAAACAGAAGAACTTGCAAAGAAGTATAGAAGTTATTGATGATGTGCAAGGGAATGTGATGTCATTCTCTTGCCTATCTAATAATAAATAAAATCATACTAAAGCTAGTAAGTTTGTCGAAAGAAAGTCTGGGAGAAAGAGAATATTTTCATTATTGATAAAAATCGATTTTTCATGTTGTCGAAATACCAAATTATTTTCCAGGAAATGATGGCATTCTCCAAAATATTGTCTAATAACACTGTCTGATTTTGCAGGTGGATAGCGTTTAATTTCGTTATCCATAATCATTCTATACTATGGGATAGGTGCAAGGAGGTAAAGGTGAAAATATTTTCTCTTTCTTATTTTGTTGTTACAAGAAAGATTGACTTGAATATGGAAATAATCGAAGAAGAAAAAAGTCTTGATTTATGGAGTGATAGAGTTACTAGCGCCGAGCAGACATTTCATTTACACACCATCCATGACATTTCCT of Niallia circulans contains these proteins:
- a CDS encoding response regulator — its product is MIRVLLVDDHEMVRIGVSSYLSAQTDIEVVAEAENGSKAVELALQLKPDVILMDLVMDEMDGIEATRQIIDAWQDAKIIIVTSFLDDEKVYPALQAGATSYMLKTSKASEIARAVRETYQGQIVLEPEVTDKMMTKMREKKSTPLHEELTTREMEILLLMAEGKSNQEIADQLFIALKTVKTHVSNILSKLQVQDRTQAVIYAFKHSLVE
- a CDS encoding polysaccharide biosynthesis protein, encoding MSSFYKGTFLLIVTAFFGECIEFIINMVMARELGEHGLGLFMTILPTIFLIVLLATFELPTSISKFIAEKDSKYHLSMLQQVLKWTIIFTIFLTTIASIIIPFIPIFYDYHPLLKWLVILLLPIISFTSIARGYFMGKQQMGKIAASNFLKKIIQLGLLVFLFQWFSFDLNTSVLIAFFTIVGSDTVVLLYLLHMFFVQYQRIKKGKNESMNGKVIWKDLLSVSIPTTGLRIFHALTHAIQPFLIKGALVASGITVANATEQYGMLAGIAMTIGFFPAFISHSFMTMLIPTVSKAYVQKDYAKLQRLLQQVMIITAIYGTISVGIFYFYADTLTMTFFHSTQAAIIVQLLWPYFLLHYFTIPMQAYLIGLGLLKDAVFHSVWATSFSYAAIYYLGSLSQLQMSGIAIGMNLGAVILASMHYLTICKKIGVSMWLTPVNKFQ
- a CDS encoding RNA polymerase sigma factor, encoding MESLINKTYTMGNQEELFEQVVKEYGKSIYIYILSLVKHKELAEDLYQEVLISAYTSFGSFEDHHKVKSWLYKIALNKCRDYWRKEKTSKKFWEESVYTYARDTSVALEPEETLMSKCEKEEMIDTLEELPNMYKEPLLLFYYHNQTLVEISNHTKTPLSTVKTRMKRAKDQLKPKVMNKKIVHL
- a CDS encoding magnesium transporter CorA family protein; translated protein: MKRYRLENWDWFQLLKEADIQKVSFEKGPLINTWFRDIKGNRSNYLHIDTSEEDQEVLSGSLIYHREIDKREDYEIFHFFLSRDTLITYDYKDNSLHIDGNNLLKEIKHAQTPIEGFMVILGKVMTDILYHIDAYEQQLEQLIWDVKQRNSIKTLDKVYQSRHELLVWKNVMIPFLEIRYSLEEAFGEEITKGKVYARVTKRIERGLILVEEYQKELNNLVDFEEVVSQHRGNEIMKTLTVFTTICTPIMAWGALWGMNFEIMPELKWKFGYVFSLAIIIGSTVVVYFYLKSRGWMGDLLKARKKNSFFR
- a CDS encoding acyl-CoA thioesterase; the encoded protein is MEESKFCSESLVVKTSIVFPTDTNTYGTLFGGKLMAYIDDTAAISAMRHARRGIVTASTDSVDFLYPIHEGNAVCLEAFVTYTGTSSMEVFVKVTAEDLISGERHLCALSFLTMVAIDENGKPTKVPKVIPQTEEEKSLYESAKERAEARKKRKKETEELAKKYRSY